The Bacteroidales bacterium WCE2004 nucleotide sequence CCGCGCATCCCAAGTGGCTGGTCGGCTTCAGCGACATCACCACGCTGTGCGGGATGGAAGCCCGCGCGGGGGTGATGAGCATCCACGGCCCGATGGGCAAGTTCCTGGCGAAGGACAGGGGCGCGGGCAAGTCCGCCGAGCTGCTGCGCGGGCTGCTGACGGGCACCGTCCCGGAATACGCGCTGCCGCCGCATCCGCTTTCGCGGCCGGGCGTGGCCACGGCCCCGCTGGTGGGCGGCAACCTCAGCACCTTCGTGCCGCTCCTCGGGACGCGGGCCGACGCCACCGCCGGCCGGGAGATCCTGCTTTTCATCGAGGAGATCGAGGAGGATTTCCGCCACATCGACCGGCTCATCAACACACTCCGGCTGCACGGCGTGTTCGACCGCTGCCGCGGCGTCATCCTGGGGCAGTTCACCGGTTGCGAGGCCAATCTCGGATACGACTCCGCAGAGGATCTGGTCTGCTCATATTTAAGCGATTACGACATTCCGGTCTGCTGCGGTTTCCCGGCCGGGCACGAAGCGGAGAACTGGCCGCTGCTCATCGGTGCGCGCAGCACGCTGGCGGTCACCGAAGCCGGCGCCACGCTCACTTTCCACGTCCGGGGTCGCCGGACGCGGGCCTGAGGCTGGCGGCCACCACGGCCGCGGTGGACCAGGCGGCCTGC carries:
- a CDS encoding muramoyltetrapeptide carboxypeptidase codes for the protein MKRIIAPPFLAPGDRVALVSPSYHVPMQAVEGAAAVLRGWGFEPVVGAHVGRRWRGSYAGSPEERLADLRAALEDPSIKAILCNRGGYGTIRFVDTLPPEELAAHPKWLVGFSDITTLCGMEARAGVMSIHGPMGKFLAKDRGAGKSAELLRGLLTGTVPEYALPPHPLSRPGVATAPLVGGNLSTFVPLLGTRADATAGREILLFIEEIEEDFRHIDRLINTLRLHGVFDRCRGVILGQFTGCEANLGYDSAEDLVCSYLSDYDIPVCCGFPAGHEAENWPLLIGARSTLAVTEAGATLTFHVRGRRTRA